The Colletotrichum higginsianum IMI 349063 chromosome 2, whole genome shotgun sequence genome has a segment encoding these proteins:
- a CDS encoding ABC multidrug transporter, whose amino-acid sequence MAFIVALVMILLSFLEHLRSPRPSMLLGVYLLVTILFDVAQARTLWLSSAASTNELQQARISVAAVVVKAAILVLESRKKPRPNLQAQQSPEVTTGIISLSTYFWVNNLLLAGFRKLLTIGDLYALDQSMSAEVLYTKLSPHLERNIAQGRKHALLRSLAGTLAAPLIFPIVPRLCQMGFKFCQPLMIESLLNYLQEPEGASSPNKGYGFIGAAMLIYLGMTTSLSLYWYFQERFVHMVRATLASAVYRKTTTISLSAADDSAALTLMNADVERVKMGFLPLHEYWANTVEVALACWLLQRQIGAAFVAPVIVVIICTAASTVTARLTGKRQTLWMDSIQKRVGVTAKAISSMKALKISAMSGPIETLIQGLRLKELSVGGKWRLMLLAAVTIAYTPSQLGPVMAFAVTSQTLDVTRIFTSMAYLMLLASPLGSLFQSIPQMVSAFACLGRIQAYLDKETRVDFRKTPDPPLLLEKHADTPDPEPQTAAIEAKQASFGWVEGKNVLEDIDITIPAHALTIIVGPVASGKSTLLKGLLGETPVGSGDVLMSVKHSRIGYCDQSPFLYNNTIKANIVGHSQLDPQRYSQVIEATMLSTDFATFPKGDGTNIGSNGLTLSGGQRQRVALARALYLETDLLILDDILSGLDATTEEHVFRKVFGSDGMVRRRGITAVLCTHSVRHLPLADHIIALGVDCTVVEQGSFADLQTNGKYVQSLEIQEAEKSPEPQAGADADGTQADETIPLAQAVTEVSVVAEESDKARQLGDFAVYKHYFGSIATWVIAVFFFWCCAYGFTSNFPTVWLKFWSEDVVASNPKRSGSFYMGIYALLQIMCLGSLMAVVMICTQTMISQSGSTLHKRALRTLIGAPLRFFATTDTGTVTNLFAQDLALIDSELPMALINFSVLCFAVIGMAAVIAISSPWLAISYPFLVAILYVVQTFYLRTSRQLRIMDLEAKGPLYSHFIDTLKGLATLRALGFIESDIGVNNDLLDTSQRPAYQLAIIQRWLQLTLKLLVVILATVVVALATQLRTSSGFTGASLVTLMTFGDTLTTIVQSYTVLETSIGAVARLKTFSDTVTPETGPEENIIPKESWPENGAIEIKAVSASYGAPQGTPSAGAETKPPSDLAIRDLHLSIRPGERVAICGRTGSGKSSLILLLLRLLEIVPGSENGIVVDSLPVDKIDRDALRRRIIAVPQDAIFLPDGSTVRENLDPFQVADESECLSVLEQVGLLDGIQERGGIDSNLTADSFSQGQKQLFCLARAVLRRRVKSRNGMDGGILLLDEVSSSVDRVTDLAMQDIIRREFDGYTIIMVSHRLDMVLECDTVVVMDKGHVAEKGAPRVLKEQEGGMFRELWNSSKTAEE is encoded by the exons tcgccctcgtcatgATTCTGCTGTCGTTCCTGGAGCATCTCCGCTCGCCACGGCCCTCCATGCTGCTTGGCGTCTACCTACTCGTCACCATCTTGTTTGACGTCGCCCAAGCGAGGACTTTGTGGctctcgtccgccgcctccaccaaCGAGCTGCAGCAAGCTCGCATCTCGGTtgccgctgtcgtcgtcaAAGCAGCCATTCTCGTGCTCGAGTCTCGCAAGAAACCCCGCCCAAATCTCCAAGCGCAACAGAGTCCGGAGGTGACGACTGGCATCATCAGCCTTTCGACCTACTTCTGGGTCAACAATCTCTTGCTCGCGGGCTTTCGCAAGCTGCTCACCATCGGCGACTTGTATGCCCTCGACCAATCAATGTCCGCCGAGGTCTTGTACACCAAGCTCTCGCCCCATCTGGAGAGAAACATCGCCCAAGGCCGCAAGCATGCCCTGCTCAGGAGTCTCGCCGGCACGCTCGCGGCTCCTCTGATTTTCCCCATCGTGCCGCGACTCTGTCAAATGGGCTTCAAATTCTGCCAGCCCCTCATGATCGAGAGCCTGCTCAACTATCTCCAGGAGCCCGAGGGAGCTTCTTCGCCCAACAAGGGCTACGGATTCATAGGTGCCGCCATGCTCATTTACCTTGGCATGACCACCTCCCTGTCGCTGTACTGGTACTTCCAGGAGCGTTTCGTACACATGGTGAGAGCGACCCTGGCCTCTGCCGTGTATCGCAAGACGACCACCATTAGTTTGTCCGCCGCAGACGATTCCGCCGCCTTGACCCTCATGAACGCCGACGTGGAGCGTGTCAAGATGGGTTTCCTGCCCTTACACGAGTATTGGGCGAACACGGTCGAGGTCGCCTTGGCGTGCTGGCTGCTCCAGCGTCAGATCGGTGCTGCTTTCGTGGCACCCGTCATTGTCGTCATTATCTGCACCGCCGCCTCTACAGTCACGGCCCGACTCACCGGCAAACGCCAGACACTCTGGATGGATTCGATCCAAAAGCGAGTCGGGGTTACCGCCAAAGCCATCTCGAGCATGAAGGCTTTGAAGATCTCGGCCATGTCCGGCCCGATAGAAACCCTGATTCAGGGCCTACGGCTGAAGGAGCTCAGCGTGGGTGGTAAGTGGCGTTTGATGCTCCTCGCTGCCGTCACCATTGCCTACACGCCGTCCCAACTCGGCCCCGTCATGGCATTCGCCGTAACCTCCCAGACCCTCGATGTCACACGCATCTTCACTTCGATGGCATATCTGATGCTCCTGGCCAGTCCCCTGGGAAGCCTCTTTCAGTCGATTCCGCAAATGGTCTCTGCCTTCGCCTGCCTAGGCCGTATCCAGGCCTATCTCGACAAGGAAACCCGGGTCGACTTCCGCAAAACGCCCGACCCTCCGCTTCTCTTGGAGAAGCACGCTGATACCCCAGACCCGGAGCCGCAGACAGCGGCTATCGAGGCGAAACAAGCCTCGTTCGGCTGGGTTGAGGGGAAGAACGTCTTGGAGGATATTGACATCACCATTCCTGCTCACGCACTCACCATCATCGTGGGCCCCGTGGCGTCCGGCAAGTCGACTCTGTTGAAGGGCCTCCTCGGGGAAACGCCAGTCGGCTCCGGTGACGTGCTCATGAGCGTCAAGCATAGCAGGATCGGATACTGCGACCAGTCTCCTTTCCTCTACAACAACACGATCAAAGCCAACATTGTTGGCCATTCCCAACTTGACCCCCAGCGCTATAGCCAAGTCATCGAAGCCACCATGCTGTCCACCGACTTTGCCACGTTCCCCAAGGGGGACGGCACCAATATCGGAAGCAACGGTCTGACGTTGAGCGGCGGCCAGCGGCAACGAGTTGCTCTTGCTCGTGCTCTCTACTTGGAGACGGACCTCCTCATTCTGGATGATATCCTCAGCGGCCTCGATGCGACAACCGAAGAACACGTCTTCCGCAAAGTATTCGGCAGCGATGGCATGGTCCGTCGCAGGGGCATCACGGCCGTGCTGTGCACGCATTCGGTCCGGCATTTGCCACTGGCCGACCACATCATCGCACTCGGTGTCGATTGCACCGTGGTGGAGCAAGGCTCTTTTGCAGATCTCCAGACGAATGGAAAATATGTGCAGAGCCTGGAGATCCAAGAGGCCGAGAAAAGCCCCGAACCACAGGctggtgctgatgctgacGGCACTCAGGCCGACGAAACGATTCCTTTGGCGCAGGCAGTGACGGAAGTCTCGGTTGTGGCCGAGGAATCGGACAAGGCACGTCAGCTGGGCGATTTTGCCGTCTACAAGCACTACTTTGGCAGCATCGCGACGTGGGTCATTgcggtcttcttcttctggtgCTGCGCATACGGCTTCACATCCAACTTCCCCACCGTGTGGTTGAAGTTCTGGTCTGAAGACGTTGTTGCATCGAACCCGAAACGCTCGGGGTCTTTCTACATGGGCATCTATGCGCTTCTCCAAATCATGTGCCTTGGGTCTCTGATGGCGGTTGTCATGATCTGCACGCAGACCATGATCTCCCAGTCAGGTTCGACGTTGCACAAGCGGGCGCTGCGGACGCTCATCGGCGCACCTTTGCGCTTCTTCGCCACCACGGACACGGGGACGGTGACCAACCTGTTTGCCCAAGACCTGGCTCTGATAGACAGCGAGTTGCCCATGGCCTTGATCAACTTCTCGGTGCTGTGTTTCGCTGTCATAGGCATGGCGGCCGTCATCGCCATTTCGTCACCGTGGCTGGCCATCAGCTACCCATTCCTCGTCGCAATTCTATACGTTGTGCAGACGTTCTACCTTCGGACGTCAAGGCAGTTGCGTATAATGGATCTCGAAGCAAAGGGCCCCCTCTA CTCCCATTTTATTGATACTCTCAAGGGTCTAGCCACGCTTCGAGCACTGGGGTTCATCGAATCCGACATAGGCGTCAATAACGATCTCCTCGATACTAGCCAGCGGCCGGCTTACCAGCTCGCAATCATCCAGCGTTGGTTACAGCTGACGCTGAAGCTGCTTGTTGTCATActcgccaccgtcgtcgtggcgCTGGCAACCCAGCTCCGGACGAGCTCCGGCTTCACGGGAGCGTCCCTCGTCACACTCATGACATTTGGCGATACGCTGACCACGATTGTACAATCATACACGGTGCTCGAGACAAGCATCGGGGCCGTGGCACGTCTCAAAACGTTCAGCGATACGGTGACCCCAGAAACCGGACCCGAAGAGAACATCATCCCCAAAGAAAGCTGGCCCGAAAACGGCGCAATCGAGATCAAGGCAGTTTCGGCCTCGTACGGGGCCCCTCAAGGTACACCAAGCGCGGGGGCGgagacgaagccgccgagTGATCTCGCCATCCGAGACCTGCATCTTTCGATTCGCCCGGGTGAAAGAGTGGCCATATGCGGCCGGACAGGCAGCGGCAAATCGTCGCTcatcctgctgctcctccgcCTGCTCGAGATAGTCCCCGGTAGCGAAAACGGGATCGTGGTGGATTCTTTGCCCGTCGACAAGATCGACCGTGACGCGCTGCGGCGCCGTATCATAGCCGTACCACAAGACGCCATCTTTCTTCCAGATGGCTCGACCGTGCGGGAAAATCTCGACCCTTTCCAAGTGGCCGACGAATCCGAATGTCTCAGCGTTCTGGAGCAGGTCGGGCTGCTCGACGGGATCCAAGAACGAGGCGGAATCGACAGCAATCTCACTGCGGACTCGTTCAGCCAAGGGCAGAAGCAGCTGTTCTGCCTCGCTCGTGCTGTATTGCGACGGCGCGTAAAGAGCCGCAACGGCATggacggcggcatcctcctGCTTGACGAGGTTTCTTCCAGCGTCGACCGGGTCACCGATCTCGCGATGCAGGACATCATCCGGCGCGAGTTCGACGGGTACACGATCATCATGGTGTCTCACCGTCTGGACATGGTTCTGGAATGCGACACGGTCGTCGTCATGGACAAGGGGCACGTGGCCGAGAAGGGTGCGCCTCGCGTGCTCAAGGAGCAGGAAGGGGGCATGTTCAGAGAGCTATGGAACAGCAGCAAAACGGCAGAGGAATGA